One genomic region from Vicia villosa cultivar HV-30 ecotype Madison, WI unplaced genomic scaffold, Vvil1.0 ctg.000352F_1_1_1, whole genome shotgun sequence encodes:
- the LOC131627203 gene encoding subtilisin-like protease SBT4.3: protein MGSLPNRVSYSPTLHHLSMLEQISGDSGVENLLVQSYKRSFNGFSAILNNQQKEKLLNMNEVVSVFPSENFHIQTTRSWDFLGFSQSIKRDKTIESELIIGVMDTGIWPESESFNDKGLGPIPNKWMGVCKGGFNFTCNKKIIGARFYGDGVDNARDKEGHGTHTSSTAGGREVQGVSFYDLAKGTARGGVPSSRIAMYKICSLDGSCSSSDILAAFDDAIADGVDIITISIGFSRGLEFLQDPIAIGSFHAMEKGILTSHSAGNSGPDPGSTESVAPWLFSVAATTIDRQFIDKLILGNGNILVGRSVNTFTSNGTKMPIVEASCLEGFEKTMVKGKIVLCRSPWHEESAFESGAFGIVSNVELNDVSFVSQIPSVNLDSKDYGIVQSYTNSTKSPIAKILKSEIFHDSTAPRIASFSSCGPNSVVPDIMKPDISAPGVGILAAFSPLSPPSGNVGDKRKVNYNIDSGTSMACPHIAGIAAYVKSFHPDWSPAAIKSAIMTTAKSMNGTYNNMAGEFSYGSGNVNPQLAIQPGLIYNITKDDYVQMLCNYGYDNGKIKQISGENSSCHGASNPSLVKNLNYPALVISVFPHKPFNIKFSRIVTNVGSHNATYKAIITPIPNVKITAKPNILSFKSLLEIQSFVVTAVGRIGSSQTEFSSSLIWSDGTHNVKSPIIVHIKS from the exons ATGGGCTCACTTCCTAATAGAGTATCATACTCTCCAACATTGCATCATCTCAGTATGTTGGAACAAATCAGTGGGGATAGTGGTGTAGAAAATCTCTTGGTACAAAGTTATAAGAGAAGTTTTAATGGTTTTTCTGCCATTCTTAATAACCAACAAAAGGAAAAACTTCTCAACATGAATGAAGTAGTTTCAGTTTTTCCAAGCGAAAATTTTCACATACAAACTACAAGATCGTGGGATTTTCTTGGATTTTCTCAATCAATCAAAAGGGATAAAACTATTGAGAGTGAATTGATAATTGGAGTTATGGATACAGGAATATGGCCAGAGTCTGAAAGTTTCAATGATAAAG GTCTTGGTCCCATTCCAAATAAATGGATGGGAGTTTGTAAAGGCGGATTTAACTTTACTTGCAACAAAAAAATTATTGGAGCACGATTTTACGGTGATGGAGTGGATAATGCAAGAGATAAAGAAGGTCATGGAACACACACATCATCCACTGCAGGTGGAAGAGAGGTGCAAGGTGTGAGCTTTTATGATCTTGCAAAAGGTACCGCTAGAGGTGGAGTTCCATCTTCAAGGATTGCTATGTACAAAATCTGTAGTCTAGATGGTTCATGCAGTAGTAGTGATATCTTAGCTGCATttgatgatgccattgctgatgGAGTGGACATCATCACAATTTCAATTGGGTTCTCACGTGGCCTTGAATTTCTACAAGATCCTATAGCTATTGGTTCTTTTCATGCCATGGAGAAAGGAATACTCACATCGCATTCTGCAGGAAATTCTGGTCCTGACCCGGGTTCTACTGAAAGTGTAGCACCTTGGTTATTTAGTGTTGCGGCAACTACCATAGATCGTCAATTCATTGATAAACTCATTCTTGGAAATGGAAATATTCTCGTTGGTAGGTCAGTTAATACTTTCACTTCAAATGGCACAAAAATGCCAATAGTTGAGGCTTCTTGCTTGGAGGGCTTTGAGAAAACAATGGTCAAAGGTAAAATTGTTTTGTGTAGATCACCTTGGCATGAAGAATCGGCTTTTGAAAGTGGCGCATTTGGCATAGTCTCAAATGTTGAACTAAACGATGTTTCTTTTGTATCTCAAATTCCTTCAGTTAACCTAGATTCAAAAGACTATGGTATTGTTCAATCTTACACAAATTCAACTAAATCCCCTATAGCTAAAATTTTGAAGAGTGAGATCTTCCATGACTCAACTGCTCCTAGAATTGCATCGTTCTCTTCTTGTGGCCCAAACTCAGTGGTTCCAGACATTATGAAACCTGATATAAGTGCTCCAGGAGTGGGTATCTTGGCTGCATTTTCACCTCTATCCCCTCCCTCTGGAAATGTCGGTGACAAGAGAAAGGTTAACTACAACATAGATTCTGGAACCTCTATGGCATGTCCCCACATTGCTGGAATTGCTGCATATGTGAAATCTTTTCATCCAGATTGGTCACCTGCAGCTATTAAATCTGCCATCATGACTACAGCAAAATCAATGAATGGTACTTATAATAATATGGCTGGTGAGTTTTCGTATGGATCAGGGAATGTTAATCCACAACTAGCTATTCAACCGGGACTTATTTATAATATTACAAAGGACGATTATGTGCAAATGCTTTGTAATTATGGTTACGATAAtggaaaaattaaacaaattagtGGAGAAAACTCAAGCTGTCATGGAGCTTCTAACCCATCTTTGGTAAAAAATCTAAATTATCCTGCACTAGTGATTTCAGTGTTTCCTCATAAACCTTTCAATATCAAGTTTTCTAGAATAGTTACAAATGTTGGCTCACACAACGCAACCTACAAGGCTATTATCACCCCAATTCCAAATGTAAAGATTACGGCAAAGCCAAATATTCTCTCGTTCAAATCATTACTAGAGATCCAATCATTTGTTGTCACCGCTGTTGGAAGAATAGGATCAAGTCAAACTGAGTTTTCGTCGTCGCTTATTTGGTCAGATGGCACCCACAATGTCAAGAGCCCAATCATCGTGCATATAAAATCCTAA